gagaagTAACATTCCTCATGCTagttgtacttggcatattttatcaGTGTTGGGCTtaaattgttgaacttgaaagcatgcctaaatTTATGTACGGTGAACGAGCTGTATATTGAAGTTTCTCTGAGTTATTACTGTCAATTTCTTTTTTCTATATATGTGTTGTCATTATTTTGGTTCTGACTGTATCCTTctgagctcgtcactgctttcagcccaaggttagtcctgttacttattgagtatattgggttggttgtactcatactatactctacaATTCGTGTGTAGATCCAAGTATATATGGATGCGGTGATTGCTAGATCTGGTGATAGTACCTTCTTGGAGATTTTGAGGTAGCTGTTATGACGCCGACAGACCTTGATTCTCCTTCGTTTCATTTTATTTAGTACTATtctattttttcaaatataaggTAATAAATTATTTCATCGTGCTAAAAACTTGCAATAAGATGGACAAACACAATAGTCATTCATTATCTTCCACGTCTACAACTTGCTATGGACTTACATTTTCCACGGCTACAGCTTACTATGGACTTACATTTTCATTTAGCAACAAAAAAACTGTTGTGATATGAACCTACTGCAGTTGGGATTAAGCCTAATGAACATAAGAGCAGCTTATCTGTCAACTTCAACCCATAATTTCCAAACATAATACCTAAAGGTCACAACAATGCCAAATTGATGGAATccaaacaacttaaaaataacattttaATAAAAAAGGTGGCACAAGAACCATACTTAGACTAACTCAATAACGTTAGCAAATATTTTATCTTTTAGTAGCTTTGCAGAAACATATGCATTCAGTTATTAGCATCTTTGCAGACCAAATTCTCACCCAAAATAGTATAGAGAGTAGCTGCCAGTACAAGAAACCCAGAAGCATATGCATTCGGTAAATTTTCTTTCTTGGTACAAGTAAATAGGCAAGATTATAATATCCTGAACAACACACAAAGAACTATACAACAACAAAGAGTTGTCAAGGTAACCACAGAATTACACAACGACAAAGGGTCGGAGGCAAAGTTAAAAAATGATTAGACTAACTAAACTTAGCCATCTTACTAACTTCCCTCTGAAAAAATAGAATAGAGACAGAGCAGTGGTAGAAAAGCAATAAAAggatgaggaggaggaggagaagaagaaggaagaaagaaaagaaggggTGTAACATTTGGAGTACGTACTGACCTTGATTGTTACTCCTAGTAGATAGACGATTGATTAGTTGCATAGCAGCTTGTTGTGCAGAGAAAGCCTCTCCAAGTGAACGTGTATTGAAAGCTAGCATGTTAGGATCAACACGTAATCCTGGATTCAGACATACTAGTAAGTTAAATCCTACTTTAAATAGCCTACATTGATAATGTTTTATACATACTTCAAAACATGAATGTCGTATACCAGAAGTTGTACACATACAATCACCTGTAATGTTTTCTATCCAACACTTTGAACCAGTTACTTTGAAAATTAGACTTTTTTGTCTAACATAAAATCATATAAATAAGTAAAACACTCTTTATCCTAACATGTTTTCCGACAGTAAAACGAAAGCAAGCTGCAAATAAATGTAAACATAACCATAAAATCTGTTGCTTTTGAAAATTGAACCAGAATTACTAGTAGACTAGTAGCACTATGCTACAAATAGAATTGCAAGTAGATATCTTAAATTTGATTGGTAGTGTGATAGAACTTGGAAAAGAACTTTAAAGAGGCTCTATAGGTACTTAAATGCATATGCACATCTCAGTTATTCAATGAAATCCATATGCACATCTCAATTAGTTGTCCAGTTCTTGAAGCAACagattgttactcgtattttcgaggtaaagtGTTTgtcacccaccgtggggctaaagataaaagtgattatttctttactgattctcATAACACACATTATTTTATACTTTTTCTTATCAAGAATTTTTTATTCTCAGgctgaaacatgtctagctcacAAAACGCACCTGTTCATGATAATGAAGGTCTTGGATTTCATGGAAAAACAACAATataggggtcggtgtaccaccaACAAATCCTGGGGAAGTGTCAAATATGGAACTAGttgatgttagttcacacattgctCTAAACAGGGATTTAGGCACAGACCGTGGAGGGAGTGTATGCAGGGAAGCCCGACCTGGTGGCCAAGAAACACAAGGAATAGAAAATGGGGGAGTCatcctccaagtgatattcgagatgttgcAAGCCCAACAAATttccatcgctcaacttcaaggTCAGAATAAGACTCCGAGTATAGCTGAACCAGAAAACACTCAACGTGCTGAACCGACACCAGAGAGGTCAAACAAAAATTGCTTGGGGACTGACCCCACTATTATGAGAATGTTCGAAGAGCTCACTAAGAGGATCGAGTCCggggaaaagaaaattgaagacaatgacaaaaaggtggagacttataactcctgtgttgatcaaataccgggggcacccccaGTTTTGAAAGGTTTAGATGCCAAAAAGTTGATACAAAAACCATTCTCTCAAAGCGCAGCTCCGATGCCCATTCCCAAAAAGTTTCGCATGCCCGATATACCCAAATATAATGGGACAACTGACCCTAACGAtcatattacttcatacacttgcgggatcaaaggaaatgacttgaatgacgACGAGATCGAATCAATATTGCTGAAAATGTTTGGGGAAACATTGTCGAAATGAGCCATGATTTGGTACCATAACTTGCTCCCGAACACTATCGTTTcatttgctatgttagcagacggcttcgtgaaagcacacgtcggggccataaaggtggcgaCGAggaaatcaaacattttcaagatAAAACAAAGGTATGACGAGATGTTGAGAGAGTTCGTGTCTAGGTTTCAGATGGagcgaatggaactaccacccaTTTCGGATGACTTGGCAGTACAAGCTTTTATGCAGATTTTGAATGAAATGAGTTCGATTGCGTCTCGATAATTAAAGCAGAATCTGATCAAGTACCCAACTGTGACGTGGTTAGACGTATTTAACCGTTACCAATCAAAGATTATGGTCGAGGACGACTAGTTGGAAGCCCCCTCGGGCTAAGTTCATCCTAACAGGTTGGCAGCTAAGCCCTCGAGGGTTACAGACAAAGAATCAAGATCCAATAAAGAACAGTATCAACCATATGTCGATCGGagaaacaacggttcgggtcgTAATGCTCCTCAGAATGATCGGAGAAACGATCGAGGTCAAAGCACTCGAGTACTCATGAGTAAGAATGGGTTCGATAAACATACAGAACCAGTGGAGGCACCTCAATTGTCGGAGTATAATTTCAGTGTAGATGCATCAGGGATTGTGTCAGCTATTGGAAGGATCAAAGATaccaggtggccaaggcctaTACAAACTGATCCCTCTCAAAGGAATCCAAACTtaatgtgtaagtatcatggcgCACATGTCATAGAACCGAAGAGTGTAGGTAGTTAAGGGATGAGGTAGCTCGGTTGTTCAAtgagggtcaccttcgagaatttctCAGCAATCGAGCAAAGAACcacttcagggagagagatgCAAGAAAAAATGAGCAGaaagaaccacaacatgtaatcTATATGATCTTAGGCTGTGTCGATGTCCCACAAGGACCTGTATTCAAATGCACCAAGGTGTCGATCATAAGAGAAAAATGAACTCGGAGCTATGTGCCCAAGGACGTCCTATCATCTTTGACGAGGAATCAAAAGGCATATCTCAACCACACAATGacgccctggtaatttctattattttaaataaaattcaagttaaatatGTCCTAGTGGATCTAGGTAGTTCAACAAACATAATAAGATCGAGGGTCTTAGAACAACTCGGCTTACAGGATCAGATTATACCTGCATCTCGGGTtctaaatggcttcaacatggcaagcaaaaCAACAAAGGGGGAGATAATCCTACCAGTAAATGTAGTCGGGaccataaaagaaacaaaattccatgtcattgaaggcgacatgaggtacaatgcactCCTCGGGAGACGTTGGATACACAACATGCGGGCAGTACCTTCAAATCTTCATCAAATTATGAAGTTCCAATAGAGGATGGTGTGAAAATGGTTTACGGAGAGCAACATGCTTCAAAGGAAATGTGCAGTCGATGAAGTGACGCTGATACCAGAGCCTCTGACCTCGAAAAAATCGAACACCAAAGATAAGCAGACGGCTAAATAGCAATCACCTCTCCCAGTCTCTACATAATCGGAGCAACAGGTAATCAAAGACgaagaagaggatttccttactcctaGAACTTTTGTCATTCTCGAAGAGTCCAATGTAACCAAATTAAAGGTCGAGGAACTGGAGCAGGTCATACTGATCGAATACATGCCTGAAAGAAAGTATACCTAGGAATGGGATTAACCCTCGAacttaggaaaaaactcattcaatttcttattgataatatggattgctttgcttggtcccatttaaaTATGACAGGAATTTCACCGGAAATAACAACACACCGGCTAAGCCTCGACCCGAGGTTCAAATCGGTTAAGTAAAAAAGGAGGCCCAAGTCCGAGGTGAAGCACGCGTTCTTAAAGGACGTGGTAACCAAACTTCTTTAAATAGGGTCTATTCGcgaggtaaaatatcccgaatggttagccaacgtagttgtagttcctaaaaaaggaaacGAGCTTAGAAAATGCGTAGATTAcaaggatttgaacaaagcatgccctaaagactcttttacactgcctaacatcgatcatATGATCGATGCCATGGCTAGCCACGAGATTctaacttttctcgatgcctactccgggtacaatcaaattcagatgaacccaaaggatcaggaaaagacctcgtttatcactaagtttggaacttattgttacaacgcaatgcccttcgggctaaaaatgAAGGAGCTACCACTATTAAAATAAGCTGGAATAAGCTATGAACGTCGtcgctaatctgtcgctaaaTCGCCCGTAGCTAGCAGAATTTCTTGATAAACTGTCACTAGTCCATTGTTAAATGATATTAGCGACGAATTTCTCTATTTAGCTACAAAATTTGTCCGTCTCTAAAACTAGTTTTTTAATACCAACTCCTACTAAACAAAATGTTCGAGGAATAGATAGGTAAATCGAttgaagtttacattgatgatatgttggttaagtccctgcacgcagaggaccatttaacttatttgcaagaaacattcaaaatcttgagaaagtataacatgaagcttaacccagaAAAATGTTCCTTCGGAATCGGCACTGGTAAGTTTctcggcttcatggtgtcgaacCGGGGCATCGAAattaaccccgataaaatcaaggcaatcgaAGATATCACGGTCGTGGATATTGTGAAGGTTGTGTCAAGGGTAAAATGGTGAATAGCTGCTTTGGGttgattcatttcgaggtcatcagatcgaagtcataggttcttttccttgctcaaaaagaaaaaagacttCATGTGGACCCCGGAATGCTAacaagccttagaagaattaaaGCGATACTTATCGAGCCCACCTTTGCTTTACACCCCGAAGGTAGATAAAAACTTTACTTATATTTGGCAAtgtccgagatagcggtaagtggcgttctagttcgagaagagcaaggtacgcaattccctatttattatgtaagccgaACTCTAGGATATGATGAAACTAgataccctcacttagaaaaattagcacttgcattgataagcgcatctaagaagctaaaaacatatttttaatgtcatcccatatgtgtaTTGACCACTTACCCCCTTcaaaatgttttgcataagcctGAACTATGgccggttggccaaatgggccgtcgaacttagcgggtacgatatcgaacaTCAACCCCGAACCGCCATTAAGGCTCAAATCCTAGTTGACTTCGTGGCCGATTGTACACcgaccctcgtacccgaagtggAGAAAAAACTCCTGCTAAGatcgggtacatcatcgggggtatggacccttttcacggaTGTTGCCTtgaatgtgaaagggtccgggcttGGCATTGTCTTGAAGCCACCTACGGGTAGTACCATTAGACAATTcatcaaaacttctaggttgactaataatgtggccgagtatgaggccatgattgcaggtctcgagctagctaagagcttgggagtagaagtcattgaagccaagtgcgattcactattggtggtaaaccaagtaaacaaatattttgaagttcgagaggataggatGCAATGATACTTGGATAAACTACAGGTAACATTGCATcgcttcaaggaatggactcTAGATCATGTGCCTCGAGAGCAAAATAGTGAGGCTGATGCACTAGCTAATTTAGGATCCtcggttgaagaagatgatatcgtCCCAGGGACTGTCGTCCAGTTATCGAGGTCTGtggttgaagagggtcatgctgagataaattcaacaagtttgacttgggactAGAGGAATAATTATATCGATTATTTGAAAAATAGAAAACTCCCGTCGAACCATAAAGAATCGAGGGCCTTACgaaccaaggctgctaggtttgcattagataaagatggaacattgtacagGAGAACATTCGATGGGCCATTGCCGGTATGTTTAGGGCCGGGGAAACCGATTATGTTCTTCGAGAGATCCACGAAGGTACTTGTGAAAATCACTCCGACATCGAGTCTTTGATTTGCAAAATTATTAGAGCAAGGTATTACTGGGACagtatggaaaaagatactaagcaATTTGTCAAAATGTGTGATAAGTGCCAAcggtttgcaccgatgatccatcagcccTGAGAACAACTCCACTCGGTCCTATCCttgtggcctttcatgaaatagggaatggacatagtcgtccctctaccaacggccccatgtaaagctaaatttattttgtttatgaatgattatttttccaaatgggtggaagcacaggccttcgagaaggttagagaaaaagaagttattgacttcatctaggaccacatcatatgccggttcggGATACCTTACGAGATTGTATGTAAcaatggaaagcaattcatcAGTAGCAAAGTGACAGGGTTCCTCGAAGCGCACAACATAAAGATGATCGTATCAACACCATACCACCCAACTAGAAAAGGACAGGCTGAGTCaacaaataaaaccatcattcaaaacctaaagaaaatATTGGACGATgcgaagggaaaatggagagaagttctacccgaggttctttgggcatatcgaacaataTCGAAGTCTAGCAAAGGGGCTACTCCGTTCTCTTTAGTATATGGCTCCGAGGCCCTTATCCCTGTCGAGGTCGGGGAACCCAGTGCCAGGTTTCGACACGTATTGGAGGAGTCAAATTACGAGGCCATGAATACTAATCTCGAGCTGTTAGATGAAAAACGAGAGGCAGCACTTGTTCGGATGGCCGCACAGAAGTAAAGAATCAAGAGAAACTACAATAGAAGAaccaaccttcgacactttgGAATCAGGAACTTAGTTCTACGAAAAGTCACTCTCAATACTCGAGACCTGAATGAAGGGAGACTagcccgaattgggaaggacggTACCGAGTCCTCGGAGTTATCGGTAAAGGGtcttacaaacttagcacaatggaaggtgaACAACTGTCAAGCAATTGGAACGTATCATTACTCAAATCATACTATTGCTAAGGCATGACTTTCTCTTTTTGTACATTTGAATTTGAAACTAACCCATTACAGGTGTTCGATCGAAGCTATTGAAGACACTTTTTTACACGAAGgcattaggttttaaagcatgcgttgcactctttttctcttagatcgtattttgtcccaaatgggttttacctacgaggtttttaacgaagcaacaactatgtgctacctcAGGAGAACTCaatagtatccaaggcttcttttcaatcaacctcgaatactggggtgcATCACCCTCGAAAgttatatttttgagaaaaatacttcacgtcaaagagggcctcgataggagaactttgtaatgggccaaacggtcagatgaaccgtgtccaCATAGTATAATCGAGCCCCAATGGCAAAACATttacgcatgtatcaattattcaaagaagcactCTTTCTATTtcaaaacactttgtgtctcaaaaGAAGTCTATTATCATATGAGCTCTACACTTATAATTCTACGAGAAACGGCCCAAGGACCAGAACGCAAATACACCCCGAATACTCGAGGACTGTCATCAATAGTCAGCTCATCCGAGTCATCAAAAACTCcaattcataagacctcaaagaggcatcccctcgATATAAAGGCCAAGGTcatcatactcggggactaacctttcgaacaagttcgaaaggttatcaggaaacaagtccaagagacatacccgaaggctacgaccatattaaagATTATAGTCATATAAAAAGGCTATGGCCAAAATAATGCGGAtcggagacgtccgacttccgccataaattaaaggccttcaaacactttgaacAAACcagttaaatcaggctaccctcggcaaaagcaagCGATAAAGGGCTTCAATAAAATCAAACCTCAAACaatttaaaggcttcgataacatcagccttcaaaaaaacctcaagaggtatttgATTATGTTTACACAAACAAATTACAAATAATGTTTCGATCCGTTGAACCTTtgaaaaacccaacgggtacaaaaaacacatgctaaggcatagaTAGATTTTCACTACGTCTTTTAGCCAAAACGAGGGGGAAAATTATAGCCACTTTAGAGGCCGAattggcccaacttaaagagcctaagggccgacctaaaagagcctaaggaccGACCTAAAAGAGCGTAAGGGCAAAAATATATAGGGTTCGAGACCTTGCTCTCACTCAACTCAGACCCAAGAGTCCCAACATCTCGAGCTCGCATCAAATCAATTTAAGCTTAGCTCAAGGATTAACAAAAACCTTAAGAAGTATTATATTTATCAataaaaaacctaagggtttattatgtttTGAGTCCAAGCCAATATTCGTACTGATCATTAGAGTTATACAATCAAATTTTTCACAAGTGAAGACGAAACGGAATTTAACACAAAACGAAGATGAAGCAAAGAGATTCTTTATATTTATAAGAGACGTttacaaaatatatttacaaTGCCCACAAGGGGCCCTTGcacaaaaacacaaaaacaaaataaaggaaCCTAAATCTACTTCGAGGCCACATCCTTGGGAGATGCATCTTCGGGAGCCACATCTTCGGGAACCTCCTCCTCGGGGACTTCATATTCATCTCCTCCACTCTCGGAGCCACTAGCTGAATCCTCATCATCAGAGAGCAAAGTGGCAGCCTATTCCTCCAAAGTCTTTGCTTTTTCAATATCGGCTGAGAGGTCGAAGCCACGAGCGCGCACCTCCTCGAGGGTTTCTCTCTAGGACTACTGCCTGGCATGGTCAAGAGTACATGATAACTTAACATCGGCCGCAACGGAGATCTCTTTTGCCCGAGTGTTAGAGGCTTCAACGTCAACTCGATATGAAGACACCAATGCCTCTGCATCAGATTTGGCCTTTGCAATTTCAGCGGCAGATTTAGCTTCGAGCTCCTCGATTTTGCGACTTCGGGCAAGGATTTCCTCCTTTACACCTTGAAGTTGGCGTTCAATTTAAGTCAGCTGCTCCCGAAGTGTATCTTTCTCCGAGGCGAGACGGTCCATGTGTTTTTTCCACCCTAGGGTCTCAACCTCTTGCATCTTGAGCTCCTCTCGAAGCTGCTCTACTAGCTCGCCCTTTTGCTGGCCCTGCAAAGTTGAAATTTTAGTCGCCAAATCAAGTAAATGCATAACAGACCCTCAAAGGCTATATTACCTTTTCAATAAGCTCGGTCTGTTCTCGACCAGCCTTCGCCAACTCGGCTCGAAGATCGCTGATCTCCCCTTTGTTTTTTATGTAGAGGATCTTAAGGTTGTCCCTCTCTTCCATGAGCTTCTTTAGTTTGGCTTCACATCGGGCAAGCTCGGTGCGAGATTTGTCAAATTCTCGTCGGTGAAGCGATACAGCCTTCTCACAAAGAAAAGGAGTTAGGCTTAGAAAGTGAAAATTAAGTTCGAAGCGTAGTTATAAAGATAAAACTTACGTGTTTGAGAAGGTTTTCGGCCTCATCAAAAATAAATGAGGCATCAGGATCGGGGCCATCTTCGATCCCCTCAAGGCACTCCCAAAAAATATCTCTCTCCTCATGGGTCATTTCCATATCAGGAGTCCTCATGGCCTGGGCATATCAGAATTGTCCTCGAGAACACCAGGCCCTGTGGTGAATTATCCACATTGATTACCCCAAATGATTCACTTGGGATGTTTTCCTGTCTTTGAAGGGCCTCGGAACCGGGCCCCTCGGTCTCACTCTGACCTCTAAGACGAGGTGTTCTTTTGCTGCCCGATGGCTCAGGGACTTTGCTCGAACTCCCCTCGGAGATTTCTTCAATTTGAGAATGAACTGCATCAGCCACCATTGGTTCGGCAATCTTCGAAGCATTAGTGCTTCCTCTTTTCCGAACTACCAATAGGCAGTCATCATATTTCCCCTATTCATCCTCATCCCAAAGGCGTTGGGCCATTTTCGGAGGCAGGACCACAGTATCGGCCTTAGGCTTTCTAGCCTTGCTTTTCTTTGGCTTCGGGGAATTTGCAGGTGaccccctcttttttttcttttccttggaAGGCTTTGGGATCTCTTCTTCACCGGGCGGGGGCGACCGCATAGCAACAACGTCTTCGAGGCTTGCATAAAGATAAAGTAAGTATTTTGCTAAGAAACGTAAGTATGCAAACAAGAAGACTCACCACAGTTTTTAGCCTCCAATCGACCTTTGGCCAGGTCATGCCAGTTGTGCTCCGCATATGAAGAAGTAGAGGCCAGTTTTCGGACCCAACCCTCAAGGTCTGGGACCGCACTGGGAAACCAAACAACAACTACACCATCAGAAAAGGATTAGGTCGAGAAAGAGTAGGGAAAGCAGAATATAAATTCACTATCGATGAACCtgtacttacgtttcatgttcgATTCCTCGGGCAATGGCATCCTCTCAGCAGGAATCAGGTCGGAGGTCCTGATTCAGACAAACCAGCTCATCCATCCTCATTCCTTGTCCTTGTTGATGTTGGAGAAGAGAGATTTCATGGATCGGTGTTGCAGCTTTATCAGGATGCCTCGATAAAGACAAGGGTTGTATAGCCTGATCagatggtcgagggtaaaagTCATACCCAAGACCTGGCTCGAGAAGTATCTGATCAGATTGACGATGCGCCAAAATGAAGGATAGATATGGCCAAGTGTCACCTGGTATTGTTggcaaaaatcaagaataacTGGATCTATGGGACCCAGAGATGGATCTACAGGACCCAGTGTGAATGGGTAGGTATACACGCTTAAGTACCCTGCCTTATGACTGGTGATGTCCTCTTTAGGGGAAGGGATTACCACATCTTTGTTATTCTAGTTGTAGTCCTTTTTCACCTCCTCGAGCTCACTTTCGATTATCAAGCATATATATCGGGACATGGGCTCACATCGGCCTGGTGTCGACGCAGGTTTATCAATCTTGAAATCTGATGTTATTTAGCACGGCAGGGGAATACACTCCTTGATACGAGGTGGCATCACCGTTTTACTTCTGGCCGGTTGTGATGACGAAGAGGCTTTTTCTTTTTAAGGAACATTTTTAGATGTTTTAGCCATGGCGGTTTGTAAATTTAAAAGAGGGGAAAGAGTGGATGTTGTAGTGATAGCAAATTGAGAAGAAAGTGAACTCAAAGAAGTTGAAAGAGCTAAAGAGATTTCAAGAATGATTTGAGAAGTAAAGTTTGCAAAATTGTAAAGTTGGCCTATTTATATATGTCGCTTAAGTGTGTTAGGGAAGCCCAATAGCCGACCATCAGTCGCCTCCAATTAATGACCTTGGAAACTGTGTAGATGCGACTTTTCAATCACTTCAGTCGTTGACATCACGA
The Nicotiana sylvestris chromosome 11, ASM39365v2, whole genome shotgun sequence DNA segment above includes these coding regions:
- the LOC104220964 gene encoding uncharacterized protein, producing MVADAVHSQIEEISEGSSSKVPEPSGSKRTPRLRGQSETEGPGSEALQRQENIPSESFGAVSLHRREFDKSRTELARCEAKLKKLMEERDNLKILYIKNKGEISDLRAELAKAGREQTELIEKGQQKGELVEQLREELKMQEEEILARSRKIEELEAKSAAEIAKAKSDAEALVSSYRVDVEASNTRAKEISVAADAATLLSDDEDSASGSESGGDEYEVPEEEVPEDVAPEDASPKDVASK